A window of Carassius auratus strain Wakin unplaced genomic scaffold, ASM336829v1 scaf_tig00022436, whole genome shotgun sequence contains these coding sequences:
- the LOC113077375 gene encoding lymphocyte antigen 6B-like → MYLQISVFLLFSLFTAGHSLRCYECMSLTGSCTNQNATTCPSGSTKCMTMTTVAEVGPIKMTSTSKMCSPSCDPGTQQIAIGSVTTQCCDTDLCNAADGMYKASFLLLLSPLLFYFLVQ, encoded by the exons ATGTATCTGCAAATCTCAGTTTTTCTTCTGTTCAGTCTTTTCACTGCAG GGCACTCTCTCAGATGTTACGAGTGTATGAGTCTGACGGGATCCTGTACAAATCAAAATGCGACAACATGTCCAAGTGGATCTACCAAGTGCATGACTATGACAACCGTGGCAGAAGTTG gTCCCATTAAGATGACCAGTACATCTAAAATGTGTTCACCTTCATGTGACCCTGGGACCCAACAGATCGCGATTGGGTCAGTAACAACCCAGTGCTGTGACACTGACCTCTGCAATGCTGCAG ATGGCATGTACAAGGCAAGCTTCCTGCTGCTGTTGTCTCCTCTGCTCTTCTACTTCCTGGTTCAGTGA